The nucleotide sequence TGATATCAATTTCGTTTGCGGCAAGCACACTTAACGGCGCTACCACAGCTGCTGTGGTGTCGGTATCGTTCCCAAGATTCACGGCTGCCAGCGCTGTGTCGGTAAACCCTACATGCTTCAGCAAGCACCAGACTGACGCTTCTAAGGTGTGAATCACATAGCCTGATGATTGGATCTGGCTTACTGGCAATAGATGTAAGTTTCCATCCAGCACTTGGGTGAAGTGCTCTAACTCGTGTGTCAACTCATGCGAAAGCGTTGACGAAATGCTATCACAAACATGTGTGTACGCTTGCATCTTATCTACTCCCTGCAAGAGTTGGTCTGCGAGTTCAAGGTAGATGAAACAGGCTAGCGCAGAACGAGGGTGCCGGTGGGTCACACTGGCAACCTGACCGATGAGCTTTTGCCGTTCTGATGCGTTTCCTGCTTGATACAAGGGGTGCAGCAGCAGCGGCAGGATTCTCATCAGAGCCCCATTGCCATTGTCATACTCACCAGAGCCACCAGCTTCTTCAGCACGACACCCTTCCCGCATTCGCTCAATAGCAGCACGAGTGGCGATACCCACATCGAATACCCCATCAACGGTCCAGTAATCAAAGTCGAGCCAATTCTGGAAGCGCCTACCTAGATCATCTACATCAATATGATCAGGTCCAGCATGGATGAAGGATTCTATGGTCGCAGCGGTGAGCGAAAAATCATCACTCCATGTGCCAGCTGGTTGATCAAACGTCCCATGCCCCCTCATGCCAGTAACAGGATCCATCTCTCGCGCATACCGTGGCTCAAATTCTACTGGTACTCCTAATGCATCAGCAGTAGCAATGGCTAGTAGCAATCGCTTGGTTACCGTGGTGATCCTGTCTTTGTTCATATCAAAGTTTAAAGTTCTCCTTCTATACCCATCTCACCAGATTAAGGCATTATTCAATAGACAATGGACTGAAACAGACCTTATACATTATATATATAGGTAAACTGTATCAATCAATGTCTTATAAAGTTAAGCACTATTATAATAATGAAGAATATATTACGCGCAAGCAAATAGCCGAATTATACAATATCTCTTTAACCCGACTACAACGCTTACTGGCGAAAGCCAATCTTACTGTTATCGTTGAAGGCACCCGCTTTTACTTCCTTCTACGCGACGTACAGACTCTATTTTTAAAAAAATAATTCCTATCAATGAATCATACATCCATATCATCGCTCACATCTACTATGCAACACCTAAAAACGTATGAAGCTTATGAAGCGGAAGTTGCCCTCCAAAACATTTCACAGCAGGATCTTGCTGCGTTGGCTGTTGCCCCTGAAGATACTCCCGTAATAAATGCGGAAGCCTTCTTTTATTATCTGCATGATGTTTATGGTATCAGCTTAGCTAAACTACCAGCAGGGTTTGGCTTCACTCAGCAGGGAGCCAAAATCTCCTTGGTCTTCGGTGGCATCCCTGATCTTACGACTCTGCTTATCTTCTTCTCCGTGGTTCAAACAAAGCTCACAGCACTCAAGCTAGAAGGAATTAACCAAGTTACATTCAATGCTGGTACACCAGATGAAGTAGTATACTATAATGTATCATCAATACTGAAACCTCATGCGACCCTTATACCAACTATCCTTGATCATGTTCAGACCATCCATACCCACATGCTGAAAGATGAGCTCGATAATGGTAAGGTGAGCTGATCACCACTACAAGTTGTTAAGAAGCGAGTGGCACTAATGCAGGCTTGTTCCCAATACCTACAATGCCGACAATGGTATGTTGCCTATTCAACGTATTACATAGGCAACGTACTCACGCTTCTACCCGCAACTAAAAGCCTTTGTACAGCAGAGTGATAAAATGGTTTACCACGTCGAGTTCTAAACCCAGCTTCATTCAACTCGCTGACGATTTGCTGTAGAGAGCACCCTTGGGCTTGAAGCAATGAGCAAAGTTTTGCTGCCTGTTTGTTCTGAGGATTTTCGCGAGCATTCTTTTGGCGTACCTCTTTCCCCTTGTTACGGGCAGCGTCAGTTAGATTTTGAGAGGTACCAAGCTTGGCACCACGGGCTTTTTTTGCCGCAAGTGCATCCTTGGTTCGTTTGCTGATAGTTTCACGCTCGTGCTGAGCAATCACAGCAAACAGTCCAACTGTGAGTGTGTTCGCATCCGGCATGTCGCAGCACACGAAATCAACCCCAGCGTCGCGAAGTGCGAAGATGAAGCCAGCATTACGGGACAGACGATCTAGCTTGGCAATAAGAAGGGTAGCCTTTTGAGACTGCGCAGAAGCGATGGCAGCTTGCAGCTGTGGTCGAGAATCCTTCTTTCCGCTCTCAATCTCCACGTACTCTTCAATTACTTGAGATTGGTCATGCACAAAAGATCGCACCGCTGCTTGTTGGGCTTCTAATCCCAAACCTGAATTGCCCTGCTTTTGAGTGGACACTCGGTAGTAAGTAATATATCTTCTTGCGTGATTAATCATGTATCAGTTAATGCTCACACAAAGATACGTCGAATGCGCATTACTTAAACGTGCATCTATGTAATGCGCACAAATGTACTTTATCAATATATCGCTATAATCGCGTCTTTTTAGTAAACCTACTGTGGGCTTGATCTCAAAATTTAATTCATTCGCTGTCGAACACCCTGTTAACCTTCATTCTCCTGATCAAAGATGCCACAGAGATCTTTACCTCTCTCCCAAATGCAGCAGAAATTTCACTGTAACGCTCCTTGCTAATGGCAATTTCAATATCCCCATCAATAATAAGCCACCACCCAGAATCACTAGATCGTAGTGAACAGTCACGATCTGAATAACTCTTTATAGTATCTATAATGTTCATGTATTGTTTATGTTTTTTTGGACTAGTATTTTCATTCAGCAGTTAAAGTAGATAAATATACTTATTATATATTCTTTAAGCCCCTGCCCCTAATCAACTATCATTTTGATTTGCATCTGCCATTAGAATACAGCTAAATAACGCTTTCATAGTCGCTGACAATATTGATGGATGGATGAGTATGAAACTTTTGCTACATACTGACAAAGCTCATTTCTAACGTGTAAAAGTTCTAGCACGACATGTACTAACCAGTCAAATCCCAAAAGCTACAAGCTTCTATATTATTTTGAGTGTTGCCGACTCTCATTTAAGCATTTCTTCTACTACAGCAGAATAGTATCCATCATCTAACCCTGGCTTAAATGAGTAAATACCAAAATCAAAATTACTTTTATATGATGTCATTAATAATCTATCAGGCATTTTGTCGATATCTTTCCAATCATCGGATCTCAACCCACCTATCACATATGGACTCAGTATAAATGCTTTTTTATTAATTTCTACCTCAGTACTTATGATTGAATCTTTATACTTATGTAGATCCGCAATTGCTTCGTTCAAAGATGAGGCAACCCTATATTTGGCGTCTAGAATCACAAGCACCAGTGATTTATTGCCTTTGTTTTCCTCAAGCGTAATATCTGGTCTCATTTCAACAGAATAAGATATAATACTATCTGCCCTTGATACAGAGAATGGCTTAAATGTTCTTTGAAATGAAATAGATTTTCCTGAGGCAATATTTATTGTTATAGAAAGATTATCTTTTAATCTAGGAATTATTCCCTTATCGTCTCTTACAAATAATGAAGAGAGGTCAGGTATACTATAGCCAAAATTATTTGTCAAAACAGACAATATCTTAACAAAACACCATACCTCATATAAATCATATGTTCGAGCTACAGGTATACCTACATCAGCTTTTAGATGAAAGTCCACCCCGGCAAAAAATCTTTTTAACAAAGAATATGATTCTTTGTACCCATTAGCTTTTTGAAATATAGAAGTCAGTCCTCTATCTTCTTTAGAAGGCGTGACATTTTGAAACATATGCAATCTAGTTAGAGAAGACAATACAGATTTATATTGCTCAGCGCGAAGTATCCATAATTCGATATCCCCTTCCCCTTCAGCTACCTTTGAGCCAGCACGACGTTTACTTAGATTAAGTTCATTGAGCTTATTCTTGCAACGGTTAATAGCACTAATGATAACAATGATTTTACCTAACAAATAACGATGTTCGTAAATGTTATGAACATCCTGATAGGGTGATTCCCATACCTTGGAAGGAATATACCTACCATGCTTATCAATAGCTACACCTCTTCTAAAAGAAGAATTAAGGTCTCCAGGAGTTATTCTTCTCGCCTTTGAAACATCGATTTGGCGCTTTTCATTCAAATCTAAGTTAGTCTTAGCATTTTTTGAAATCAACATTATACTACTTTGCAATGCAGACAAATATTGTTTGCAATTAGCCAAAAATAAAAATGGAAAGCGCTCTGCATTAAATGAGTGCGACATTGATTTGTCAATATTTGACAAAGAATATATCGTTTTAATTGCACTAAATATATCCTTAAGCATGACATCATATTCTTTCCTGATCAGCTTACTAACCGATGTATTAATATATATTTTTGATAAAACAACTTGCTTATTGTTGACAGTTAGCTCAATTGCAACTTCACCTGAATAGAAACCAGTCGACCAAACCCACTTAATTATGGAATCAGACAAAATATCTCTTGACTGTCTGTAACCATTCACATAAAGCTCCATCGAGAGGAGCGAATGCTTTGATGAGTTTTCTAGAATAAATGTATATTCATCTGATTCCCTAAAGAAGTTGGAATCATAGTCGTATGAGCTAATCATTAATAATTGCCCATCACTTGTCCGTTTGACTGTTAATTCCAAAAGTGAAACCCCCCAATTTCTGATTGCTGTTTAAAATTATCTACCACATCATGACTTTCACTGTAGGGTTTGAGTAATTCACTCAATTGTTCCACCATATCACGGTGTTTTTCGTCACCTTTTATTTTCGGCAGCACTTTTTGCATGATGTTAATATCAATGCATTCATTTATTGAAAAGCCTAAACCTTCTTTGTTGTTATAAACAATGTACTCATATATTTCTTTGAATGTCCTGTATCCAAACTGCATATGATATCCCGCGAGTATATTGTATAAATTCTCGAGTATATTATATACCTCATCAAAATCTTCAGCAGTTAAATACTCACCTACGAAAACCTTTCCTAATCTTGATCGATGCTCGGACAAATTTATATTACTCATTGTTATAACATCAACTCTGTCAAGAACTTTATCTGAAAACATTTTTACTGTATCGTCTACATTTATTGTTCCGATTATAAATAAATTTGATGGAAATACAATGGCTTTAAGAACACCACTCTTCTCTAGTTCCGCATCATTATGAAGCATTATAGGTTGTTTAGATTCAATACTACTTAATACTTCCGCAAAATAGTATTCGACTCTTTGTAGATTCATTTCATCTAAACACATCACAAAAATAGCATCCGGCTCTTTTCTAGCTTTTAAAATAAATTCTAGAAGAGGTCCATTAACCCACTTTCTATCAATTATATTATAATAACCTAATAAATGAGAACTATCCATCCAATCAGGTTTGACAGCAACCATCATGTAATAAGGGTTCTCTTTCTCCAACTTGAATCCTCCTAAATGCTCCTTATAAAGAGCATCTGCATATACTTTAGAAAACATACTTTTGCCAGTCCCAGAAACACCAGCTAAAACCACAAAGTGTTTATAACCTCTAGAATTTAGAGATGCATGTATTTTCTTAATTTGAAGATCAGAACAAGTATACTCACTATCATTAAAATAATCCAGTATACTGTTTATATTTTTATTAGGAATCCATTTCACGCTTTCATCAAATTCTGCATCCAATGCTTCGCCATACTGCTCCCGCCACTCAGCAGCAGATAGATTTTCGTCAAAAGCTGGCTTTTGTGAAAGCAAGGCATCAACCATACCATTGTAGGCAGGATTTAACTTATATGTATTACTGCCACCAGCATCCTCAATAAGGGCAGGAAATATATTCAGCTTATCACTAAAATGAACACCCGCTCTTCCAATAAAATATTTAGCTGACGCTTGCACTTTTCTATCGTCTTCACCATATTCCTCAATTAACTTAGCAGGATCTTCTGACTTTTGTTTTTTCCTAAATGACAATATTTCACGCACGCAATCATCTATGTTGTCCATAGACTTAACACGGAAAACAAATCTTCTTATTTCCTCAGCAGTTATATAATTTCCAACCCCTCTAAATATTTTCAAAAATGACCAATAAGGAAACACTTTAAAATCACTACCCTCTCTAGCAAACAGAGCATTTTGAGGATTGTCAATATAATATTGCATCAAACTTTCCACTAAAAATTTAGGAAGAGTTTGAAGAAATCCTGGAGCACTATTTAGTAACGCATATACTTGTCGACCTTTCGGAGTCACTGTCAGTATAGTGTCTGCCCCTGTTTTTTCTCTAAATAACCAACCAGCTTCTTCATATACCTTTATAGCAGTCTGGAATTTACCTCCATTCCGCTCAGAAGTCTTCTTTGTGATATCAGCATATGCTTGATCAATGAGCACTTTACTTTTATCAAAATCTTTACCATCGTATTGACAAGCAATCATAAACATGTTAATAGCCAACTGGGTCAGTAAGCTATCCTGAGCAAATCGCCAATAATCATCAGAAGCACTCGTGGATTGGACTGTATCATTAGAGGCACTTTTTACTTCACTAGCCTGCTCTGTGGCTACGCCAGAAGCCGTAGCAAAAATCGTCTCCTTTTGCGTTTCTTGTGTGCTCATGACTGAACTTATGATTTATGACAAATTATTTCTTTACCACGATCACATAGTCATCGTGGATGATCCCACCATTGCCTTTACGAGGAAATCTCATATGCCTATTTCTTATCTCATACTTCCAATTGCATTCTGATTTGAATCCTATGCTCTTCATAATCTCGAGTAGAATTTCGGGTGTATCAACTACTATTCCTCTTACGGTCGAAGCACCTATGACGAGAACATAATGTCCACAATGCTTTAGTTTATCATAAGCTATGCGCAGATGACATTCCATCATAGAAAAATAATTATGTATAACCTTGGCTTCCTTTGAATCTTGATCAAAATTCGTCAATACAGAAGACCAAGCTTTATCTGACACATTGGCAACAACATTTTTCAATCCCTTCTCTGTGCCTATATACTTTTTCTTGTGTTCATTTTGCATTGACGGCAGTTCTAACCCAAATATCTCACCTAACCAAAAATATTCAACTAATTGATTATATAAATAGTCGATTGATTTTAAATATGGAGGACTAGTTACGATTAGATCAATATTATTTACCCATCCAATTTCTTTGGACGCATCAAACTCATCAATAATATGCACAGGCTCAGGCAACATAGCATTGTATTGCTTTAACCTTAGTGCATAATCCCCCAAATTATTTGCAAACAAATCTATTGCACTTTGAGGAATTTTCTCTTTTGTATGGCTTATGTATGTTTTCAAAGATTGATCATCCGCATTTGAGGCTTTTCTCAATATAGATGACATAACAACTTTTAAAAATAGATTGACTTCATATCCTCTAGATTTCTCAATGAAATATTTTATGGAAGACAGCTGATCAATTGCAGATTCTGTAAACCAAACATTTATGTTTTTTATTTTAGGAACAAATTCCTCTCTTCTAATTGTCCAATCATTTTCAGCAGCAAAAATTACCCATTCT is from Hymenobacter yonginensis and encodes:
- a CDS encoding McrB family protein, with translation MSTQETQKETIFATASGVATEQASEVKSASNDTVQSTSASDDYWRFAQDSLLTQLAINMFMIACQYDGKDFDKSKVLIDQAYADITKKTSERNGGKFQTAIKVYEEAGWLFREKTGADTILTVTPKGRQVYALLNSAPGFLQTLPKFLVESLMQYYIDNPQNALFAREGSDFKVFPYWSFLKIFRGVGNYITAEEIRRFVFRVKSMDNIDDCVREILSFRKKQKSEDPAKLIEEYGEDDRKVQASAKYFIGRAGVHFSDKLNIFPALIEDAGGSNTYKLNPAYNGMVDALLSQKPAFDENLSAAEWREQYGEALDAEFDESVKWIPNKNINSILDYFNDSEYTCSDLQIKKIHASLNSRGYKHFVVLAGVSGTGKSMFSKVYADALYKEHLGGFKLEKENPYYMMVAVKPDWMDSSHLLGYYNIIDRKWVNGPLLEFILKARKEPDAIFVMCLDEMNLQRVEYYFAEVLSSIESKQPIMLHNDAELEKSGVLKAIVFPSNLFIIGTINVDDTVKMFSDKVLDRVDVITMSNINLSEHRSRLGKVFVGEYLTAEDFDEVYNILENLYNILAGYHMQFGYRTFKEIYEYIVYNNKEGLGFSINECIDINIMQKVLPKIKGDEKHRDMVEQLSELLKPYSESHDVVDNFKQQSEIGGFHFWN
- a CDS encoding DUF2357 domain-containing protein; the protein is MELTVKRTSDGQLLMISSYDYDSNFFRESDEYTFILENSSKHSLLSMELYVNGYRQSRDILSDSIIKWVWSTGFYSGEVAIELTVNNKQVVLSKIYINTSVSKLIRKEYDVMLKDIFSAIKTIYSLSNIDKSMSHSFNAERFPFLFLANCKQYLSALQSSIMLISKNAKTNLDLNEKRQIDVSKARRITPGDLNSSFRRGVAIDKHGRYIPSKVWESPYQDVHNIYEHRYLLGKIIVIISAINRCKNKLNELNLSKRRAGSKVAEGEGDIELWILRAEQYKSVLSSLTRLHMFQNVTPSKEDRGLTSIFQKANGYKESYSLLKRFFAGVDFHLKADVGIPVARTYDLYEVWCFVKILSVLTNNFGYSIPDLSSLFVRDDKGIIPRLKDNLSITINIASGKSISFQRTFKPFSVSRADSIISYSVEMRPDITLEENKGNKSLVLVILDAKYRVASSLNEAIADLHKYKDSIISTEVEINKKAFILSPYVIGGLRSDDWKDIDKMPDRLLMTSYKSNFDFGIYSFKPGLDDGYYSAVVEEMLK
- a CDS encoding ADP-ribosylglycohydrolase family protein; this encodes MNKDRITTVTKRLLLAIATADALGVPVEFEPRYAREMDPVTGMRGHGTFDQPAGTWSDDFSLTAATIESFIHAGPDHIDVDDLGRRFQNWLDFDYWTVDGVFDVGIATRAAIERMREGCRAEEAGGSGEYDNGNGALMRILPLLLHPLYQAGNASERQKLIGQVASVTHRHPRSALACFIYLELADQLLQGVDKMQAYTHVCDSISSTLSHELTHELEHFTQVLDGNLHLLPVSQIQSSGYVIHTLEASVWCLLKHVGFTDTALAAVNLGNDTDTTAAVVAPLSVLAANEIDIIIPAWLQVVARRDDIEDLADRFIARIWA
- a CDS encoding recombinase family protein: MINHARRYITYYRVSTQKQGNSGLGLEAQQAAVRSFVHDQSQVIEEYVEIESGKKDSRPQLQAAIASAQSQKATLLIAKLDRLSRNAGFIFALRDAGVDFVCCDMPDANTLTVGLFAVIAQHERETISKRTKDALAAKKARGAKLGTSQNLTDAARNKGKEVRQKNARENPQNKQAAKLCSLLQAQGCSLQQIVSELNEAGFRTRRGKPFYHSAVQRLLVAGRSVSTLPM